The Solanum lycopersicum chromosome 8, SLM_r2.1 DNA segment ACTTTCATGGATGGAAAGGTAAacaaaggatatatatatatatatatatataaaacaatttatataGAAAGGTATATCTAAACTTTTTcctcattataaaaaaaaaattgtaacacTATATTTCatcacataaatataaattgaaacaaaaagaataacatAAACTGACACAAACCCTGTATTACATTTCATTTTCGAGAGCCAAACactttaaatttgattaataatttgctcatgatatcttcaaatttttttaaaatgaaatgtaaATACTTGTAAGCTACATAAAAAAGTactacaaatcaaaataattaacaattcaaaatatttaaaagatatacgAAAAAATTTACTGACAAAATTAGACTtgtttgaatcttgaaattCGAAATGTGTCACGTAAAATTGTGACAGAAGAATTTACCTAACACCATGTCCAGGGCCACATTGAATCTTGTTCATCCAAAGATTTCTTGTGGCAGGACCAATAGATATACAATCATCTCCAGTTTGAATACTTGTGCCACTAATAATAACACCAATTGAAGATTGTATATGAATTCCATCAGTATTTGGACTAAAATCAGGTGCTATTATTCTTACATTTTTAACCATAACATTCTTGCAACTATTAATCACCAAGTGCATTAACTGGCTGTTGAGTGATGTTAAACCACTAACCACAACATCATTTGCCCAGTTGAAGGTTATAGACTGCATATAAAATCAGATATTAAAATACTATTCAATTGGAAATGCTAACAAGTTTCTCTCAAAATAAGTATCATTAATTTTAGTATAAATGTAATGTATAGTTTACTAAACTATGAAATAATGTCAAATGTTATTAAAAAGATGAAGTATAAAGGACATAAGACAAGTTTCTAATGtattgtaaataaaaataaattgcaaCATCACATGTTCAAATCACAAATGTgacatttaacattttttatgaaTCTCTACCTTAGCTGTTTTTTCATCCTTAATCAAAAGTCTTGAATTTCAAGCTTTGAAAATGAAAACCTTTTCAATTAGAGTATTTTAAGCGAATTCAAATTTATCAGACTAGTagattcaaatattaaaaaatatttttgtaaaaagaaaaacGCGATAAATTGAGCACATACCCTAGCTCCAACAGGACAATTCTTCCCTAACTTCCTACAATCCCAAAATCCAGCTCCATTTCCATCAAGAGTTCCTCCGATGACCGAAATCCGGTTAACCTTAATGAACAAAATCCAGTAGCCAGAGTTGCCAAGTGCATTATAATCAGATGGAGCCACTAGGGTTCCATCAATTTTtacagtaattttatttttgcacgGCCCTCTAAAAGTAATCGACTTAATCAAGTACTTTCCACGTGGAACATAAATGGTAGCCGCCTTCACTGAGGTGCACGCGGCTACCCAAGCTTTCAAAAAAGGTTGAGTTGCATCACTTTTGCCATCTGATTTTGCTCCAAAATTTAACACGTTGTATGTTATTGATGATgcatttgaattcaagaaaatgaaTCTAAATGAAAAGAAGACACAACACCAAAAAGTTACTAAAGCCTTAGgcattttattgttatttttttcctctATGTTAGTGGATAGGGAAAAGGGGGTATTTAAAGTGATTTTCTATTAAAGGCTCGTATGGTACCAGGGATAAagaataattgattttaaaattattttattttatattttggttCGGATGACTTATATCAAAACTAGTTATTTcgagattatcatgttatttttatatcacATCGAGGGtgacataataattttgaaataacttaTTTCTCAACCAAACGAGTCGTATCTATTTTGATTAGTTAatgattttagaaataattgGATGATGATTAGAATCACAAATGCTAATAACTAACTAATAAAAGGTCaaaacttattttagtttcatgtTGTGATATGTACGGCAGCCATGTGATAAGAGCATGTTTGCCTGTACCATAGCATCTAACCATGTGCATGTATGCAAATGTATTTAATCATCTGATTTCgaaattgaaacttgaaaattttagcTTTTAAAGTTagtaattttcataatttgaacaaaattatatttaacaaGATTAATttctcataatttatttaaacttcgtgattaaaattgatatttaaaattaaatctttgaaattttattcataatttataacCAAATTTAAAGTAGCttaaatagttttatttttttcctatttctcACTCGATATTTGGTACTACTTGAAATGTCaatcaatttgaatttgtattattCAAAaggtttattaaaaataaaagtgttttctattaaaatttatttcatttttagtgcTTAAACACGAGATTCTAATCGAtagaaagaaaaatcatattctAATGGTAATTAATATACTCAAGTGGTCATCTTAAATTggtatatttatagaaaaaattgaaaattgcaTGTGCCAAGTCACAATAATTAAAGTTTGGTTATTCAACGTCATATTTATATAGAGCATAAATTGGAACTAAAAAGGaatattgaagaagaaacaaatTGATCAATGATTGTCTCATCATTGTTTCATTAAtccaagttatttttttatttgacttttAAGTACTATTTGATAAGttaaaaaatcccaaaataatattcaatcaTCTTATCGCAAAATGTAGAATTTTATGTAAGTAGTAGCACTTTCAAGATGAGTGATTTTGATCCTATGAATAGACCTACAAACACACACTCTTAGttaattatcataattaagAAAATGCTTTAGAATGTCATCAACTTTGGAAAAAGGATTATTTATGGTATTCATCAAAAATTTGATTCATTTATCATTTTcgtttgagaaaatatttattcatatcaaTATTTGTTAACTGAAACGATATAGATGAACTAAACTTTTAACGAATAAAATAAATGTCTTTTCTAACAATATAATGACATATTTGagctttttttcctttttaaaaaatttatttaattaaatgacataactaatcataattaaccacattaaaatatgttttgCATAGTCAGAATTATTTTCAAGTAACAAATAATGATACGAGTGAGTCGAAAGTATAGATGAACCAAACTTTAAGAAAATGACATAGATGAACCTTaacttttctcaaaaaaaactattaaaaaaaattcaaaaagaagttttatatattaatattctcCAAACAACTTAGAACTTTACCTACTTATAACGGCAGATCTTATACTTTAAGATGTAGCAAAGCCTCAACAGCAAATTAGTCAGTTAAGTGCATGAATGTGACTGTaattaagtaaaacaaataACATGGCTTACTCCTCCGTCCAAATTTAcgtgatattatttaatttgacacgaaattcaattaaaaaaacaaaaaaaaaattgtaacttctgatataaaataaatcaaaatatttgtatgattttaaATCTCACCAGTAATAAAATTATcagtttaaaattatgttattacGGAATATAAgaatatgtcattttttttaagattgacTAAAAGAAGTTGTCACATAGGGAgtattaatttctattttgtcAACGTTACATAAGAAAATAGACACATGGGATCAATGAGTGATAGAGTTTTTTCAGGCGAAATGATCGTCTTTCACATTATAATTTCCTATAACTAAAATAACTTAAACAATTGGCTATATAGATAATTGAGATTTGTCAAGCAAATTCTGGAGGATGGAgttagaatttttaataaatatattaacataaaaagtaaaatagtatatatatatatatatatatatatatatatatatatatatatatatatatatatatatatatatatatatatatatatatattacaattaGGGATAAAAAAGACCATCTCAAAGTATTAGTAACTTAGAAAGTGTGTGTTTTTAAGGATATTTTGGGCAAACTATATAAATTCCATCAGTTTAAgttctaattatatatatatatatatatatatatatatatatatatatatatccaaattTGTTTGGGTTAAAATGGGTTGAATCAAAATGGATTAGGTAATAGATCATAACCCAATACAAATCTAAacgggtatatatatatatatatatatatatatatatatatatatatatatatatatatataatgtatatataatatattctaTACAAGattaatgtataaataatatattctatacaagattaaagaacattttggtatatttgacatctattttatttaagaccataagatttagaaattctttactttttgaaaatctacttattaatatatacaaaCGAAGCAtccaaaaataaacaaaacctAGTTATACTTCAAAACCTAATATCTCTGCCTTCTTCCTCTCTATCCGAAAAAAATCTAAACAAAGAACAGAAATTTTCAGatccattttctttttgtttgagAAGTCTTTCGTGTGTTTTCACTGATTCATCACGTAACTATCAAGACATTCTTAAATGTCACCCTTCTTTTTTATTGAATCTaaatcaaatttcataattaacaatgttaaaatataaataagaatataaaaattcttcaaattgaatctaaatcaaatttcataattaGCAATGTTAAAATATAAACAAGAACATAAAAATTCTTCAATTAAATTTTCGAGATAAGTTTACCAtctgaatatataaaatttgttaagtAACTAAGTAACAAGGTTTCACaaataagatgaaaatatgaacagatttagtgaaaaaataaagaattggaAGTAGGGTTGGGTAATAAAGAGCAAAACAAACTTTAGTTATTCGAAAAAACAAGaagcttttcttttctttgaaatGCCCTAAATGTAAGGAGAATGAGAAGATAGACAAGTAGAAAGTGCCAAAAAGGTAGACAAGTAGAAAGTGACAAAAAGGTGACAAGGCGAAAATGACAAtgtgaaaaaagaagagaaaaattataaGACTTTCAATATGGCTAAACGTAACATAGTACAAGACTTGATGTTTTTATAATTGCATAGACACACCATgagctaaaataattaaaaaaaatatttaaaaagtgaaaACGAAAAAGTTAACCTTGAACAAAAAAGTCTGAAGGAAGTTAAAGTCtacaattttttacataatcttGAAACAATTTGATGctagagttaaaaaaaaaaacatttaaaaagtgaGAACGAAAAAATTAACCTTGAACAAAAATTAACTTTGAACAAAAAAGTTTGAAGGAAGTTAAAGTCTACAACTTTTTACATAATCTTGAAACAATTTGATTTCTAATATGAGTTATATCAATTCTTAAAATCATTTCAgacaaatcaatatatatataaaggagaaTCATAGAGGAGCTAATGTGACACCTCTCTAGGCCTccgtttaaatttcttttttttctcctttttttttcatttcttttcattaaataatttatttattaattaaaaagttcattcatatttattattctaattatacCTAATAAGTTACAACAAAACCTCCATCTATTTACATTCCCTACTTAAATAATATGTCTcttcaacttatttttaattattcttatgatttacacaaactaaaaataacaactatccatatttaatgataattctcattttctcattctttcattttattagtatagtttttcctcttttacatttttttcttcatctttttcatcaATCATGTACTTAATAAGTTCATCATATGATCTTCATATTGATAAAGATCATAGATATATtcttcaagattcatcaaattGATGTTTGCATTAGTTTGGTATAAgtttatgaaaatgaagaagaaatcataattatttcaagatttcatCAAAAAGATGGTCATATTAGtaaaaaaagtttgaatgatttccaaatattttgaagattaattcattcatgtattgttttgattatatttttttattagatatataatttcatgctattcaacaaaaattaaattatgaaactcTACTAATCAACACATTAGAAAGCtcaattaacattattttctttattttactttgctcttttattattattattattattagtattattagtattagtattattattattcttattattattattattattattattattattattattattattattatgtgaatgaatgaagatgaaaagttatacagttttattattatgtaattttttcatcaagttctaattaatattttaatttttgtcacagttgaaaaatataatattgcacCTGATACATTTCCTATAGATATTGCATATTGATGCccctaaaaaatatatgatgtaGTTTATCGTATTGAATAGTGATAgactaaacaaaaaataaattaatcttttttagtacttttaaaaaatttaatgaataaataaattatttaatgaaaagaatgaagaaaattttTTCCTTAGTCACATTAATTATACTAAAACTAAAAAGTGTAATTTATTTAACTTctcttaattattgaaaatgagatacataaaaaaaaggtgatgtgacatttatcttctcttttttgaccttttttcttatttaaattaactaattttttgtaaaagtagtttactcaattaattaaaaataatttttattaatagagGAACATTTACAACAAAAACTTTTCACATACTACTTGATTAGGAGTAAATAATAATCATCCATAACTCACATCTTTCTAATTTTCAATCCTAATAGATTAATTTTCCACtttgttttccttcttcttttttttttaccttcttCTCATTATAATTTCagaataacaattttaaaaaaatattttaagttattttctctttattatttacttacaaccaatatatatatttacatataaagatagaatgttagaaataaataagatgatGTGGTACATTTCTATCACCTCCGatcacatttatcttttctccaaattatttagcatgtttttttatttttcttcaccagtgtgatattgtaaaatatattttcaaaatttcctcttcaaataTTACTTAATAGTATTATTCTGcataattgacattttttttatataagtaacttttatttttaattgttaattaataatattcatgacttCAAAACCTTTCATGTGGATAACCCCCTAAAGTAATCAATGTACAAGTTATATTgtttttcttatcttatttaGTTGCTACAAGTAACAAATTTAAAGAGATTTTCTATAGAGTTTTTgcattttattagtatttttaactttttttatgtattataaatttaagtgtTTATTAACAATTTTGGTATATTGCAACTGTTGCTTTTTTTCgttctataataataattattgtgttgctaattttttttaatattgaatttttgcTTTTCATATTAGAttcatgttaaattaaaaaaattaagtacaGTATATTGTTAGTTGAAATGTAAATATGATACTCTTATTGAATTGCTTATGTAGTGTTGACATGATTTCTCAATTTACCGAAGATGATTTTCACCAAAATAAAAGTcaaccttttattattttacaagcaatagattctaaaaaaatataattatttta contains these protein-coding regions:
- the LOC101249666 gene encoding polygalacturonase-like: MPKALVTFWCCVFFSFRFIFLNSNASSITYNVLNFGAKSDGKSDATQPFLKAWVAACTSVKAATIYVPRGKYLIKSITFRGPCKNKITVKIDGTLVAPSDYNALGNSGYWILFIKVNRISVIGGTLDGNGAGFWDCRKLGKNCPVGARSITFNWANDVVVSGLTSLNSQLMHLVINSCKNVMVKNVRIIAPDFSPNTDGIHIQSSIGVIISGTSIQTGDDCISIGPATRNLWMNKIQCGPGHGVSIGSLARNYNEDGVQNVTLINSVFTGSDNGLRIKSWARASTGFVTNINYQNIMMKNVDNPIIIDQNYCPNNQGCPSQASGIKINQVTYQNIFGTSTTQVAMNFECSPSNPCSEIKIQDIKLTYLNNKKAQSICKNIKGNTEGVILPDNCLL